The Williamsia sp. DF01-3 genome has a window encoding:
- a CDS encoding glycoside hydrolase family 16 protein: protein MVTDIGGRRLTFSEEFDNHELDPAVWSPHYLPAWSSRAHTAATYRISDSCLHLSIPPEQPLWLAGEHSALRVSGIQSGNGSGAVGSTLGQQPPFDGAVVREHQPEFRGWTPAGGYLEIRMRATVSPRSMFAWWMVGLEDVPERSAEICVAEIFGDTITSSTSAAVGTGLHPFRDPSVVDDFTTTVLPIDVSDFHDYAVEWTPDAVEFYVDGTFVRRCINPPTYPMQMMLAVFDFPERSNGADDDLVPEMVVDHLRGYA from the coding sequence GGTCGACGCCTGACCTTCTCCGAGGAGTTCGACAACCACGAGTTGGACCCGGCCGTGTGGTCCCCGCACTACTTGCCCGCCTGGAGTTCGCGGGCGCACACCGCGGCCACCTACAGGATCTCCGACTCCTGTCTGCATCTGTCCATCCCGCCGGAGCAGCCGCTGTGGCTGGCAGGCGAGCACTCCGCGCTGCGGGTCTCGGGTATCCAGTCGGGCAACGGATCCGGAGCAGTCGGCAGCACTCTGGGACAGCAACCGCCTTTCGACGGGGCCGTGGTGCGAGAGCACCAACCGGAGTTTCGCGGCTGGACACCGGCGGGCGGCTACCTGGAGATCCGGATGCGTGCCACCGTCTCGCCCAGATCCATGTTCGCCTGGTGGATGGTGGGTCTTGAAGACGTTCCCGAGCGCAGCGCCGAGATCTGTGTGGCCGAGATCTTCGGTGACACCATCACCTCGTCGACCTCCGCCGCGGTGGGTACCGGTCTGCATCCGTTTCGCGATCCGTCGGTGGTCGACGATTTCACGACGACGGTGCTGCCCATCGATGTGAGCGACTTCCATGACTACGCGGTCGAGTGGACCCCCGATGCAGTCGAGTTCTACGTCGACGGCACGTTTGTACGGCGATGCATCAATCCCCCGACCTATCCCATGCAGATGATGCTGGCCGTCTTCGACTTCCCGGAGCGATCCAACGGCGCCGACGATGATCTGGTGCCAGAAATGGTGGTCGATCATCTTCGCGGCTACGCCTGA
- a CDS encoding nitronate monooxygenase produces the protein MPTFDLRDLDAPVIGAPMAGGPSTPALAAAVTNAGGMGFLAGALLNGEKLAADIEEARSLTSGPLGVNLFVPQPNAGDPAQIEAYAAELAPLADKFGASLGEPRYDDDAWAEKIEVLLDLKPDAVSFTFGCATADEIRRLADAGIFTLGTVTTATEADIALGRGVDALVAQGPGAGGHRGTFDPTAEPAPGSLDELLADVVGRGVDVVATGGITTSAEVSRVLALGARAVQVGTAFLLADEAGTNAVHRAALVDPEFTTTGVTRAFSGRYARGLHNRFMHEHDASAPFAYPQIHHLTGPLRKAAVAAGDPHATNLWAGTDFRNATSGTAQSIVARLVSAL, from the coding sequence GTGCCCACCTTCGACCTTCGTGACCTGGACGCCCCCGTGATCGGCGCCCCGATGGCCGGTGGGCCCAGCACGCCGGCGCTTGCGGCTGCGGTGACAAACGCTGGGGGTATGGGTTTTCTGGCGGGAGCCCTGTTGAACGGCGAGAAGCTGGCAGCGGACATCGAGGAGGCGAGGTCTCTGACGTCGGGGCCGTTGGGGGTCAATCTCTTTGTCCCGCAACCAAATGCTGGTGATCCGGCGCAGATCGAGGCTTACGCAGCAGAACTCGCGCCACTGGCAGACAAGTTCGGTGCTTCGCTCGGTGAGCCGCGATACGACGACGACGCCTGGGCGGAGAAGATCGAGGTGTTGCTCGACCTCAAGCCCGACGCGGTGTCCTTCACCTTCGGATGTGCCACGGCCGACGAGATCCGGCGACTGGCCGATGCGGGCATCTTCACGCTCGGCACCGTGACCACGGCGACCGAGGCGGACATCGCACTCGGCCGTGGAGTCGACGCGCTGGTGGCGCAGGGCCCGGGCGCCGGTGGGCATCGCGGGACCTTCGACCCCACCGCGGAACCCGCACCGGGCAGCCTCGATGAGCTCCTCGCCGATGTGGTCGGGCGGGGAGTTGATGTGGTCGCGACCGGGGGGATCACGACTTCTGCGGAAGTAAGTCGGGTACTCGCCCTCGGCGCACGGGCGGTCCAGGTGGGCACGGCGTTCCTGCTCGCCGACGAGGCGGGGACCAACGCCGTGCACCGCGCCGCCCTGGTGGATCCCGAGTTCACGACGACGGGAGTCACGCGAGCGTTCTCGGGCCGCTACGCGAGGGGTCTTCACAACCGGTTCATGCACGAACACGATGCTTCCGCGCCGTTCGCGTACCCGCAGATCCACCATCTGACCGGGCCCCTGCGGAAGGCTGCGGTCGCTGCGGGTGATCCGCACGCCACCAACCTCTGGGCCGGTACAGACTTTCGTAATGCCACCTCCGGTACGGCTCAATCCATCGTGGCCAGGCTCGTCTCGGCCCTTTGA
- the rnhA gene encoding ribonuclease HI — translation MADDIDMATPIEISTDGACLGNPGPGGWGAVLRYKNHEKQLSGADPATTNNKMELTGAIKGLEALKKPSKVILYTDSTYVRNGIMKWATGWQNNGWLTKDKKPVKNSELWRELIAQCARHDVEWRWVKGHAGDHYNEIADQLATTAARALRDGGPTGQVAG, via the coding sequence ATGGCCGACGACATCGACATGGCGACTCCGATCGAGATCTCGACCGACGGAGCATGCCTCGGCAATCCCGGGCCGGGCGGGTGGGGCGCGGTGCTGCGGTACAAGAACCACGAGAAACAGTTGTCGGGTGCCGATCCTGCGACCACGAACAACAAGATGGAATTGACCGGGGCCATCAAGGGACTCGAGGCGCTCAAGAAGCCATCGAAGGTCATCCTCTATACCGACAGCACCTACGTGCGCAACGGGATCATGAAGTGGGCGACCGGCTGGCAGAACAACGGCTGGCTCACCAAGGACAAGAAGCCGGTCAAGAACAGCGAGCTCTGGCGTGAACTGATCGCCCAGTGCGCTCGCCATGATGTGGAGTGGCGCTGGGTCAAGGGTCACGCCGGCGACCACTACAACGAGATCGCCGACCAACTCGCCACCACCGCTGCTCGGGCACTGCGCGACGGCGGCCCGACGGGCCAGGTGGCCGGATGA
- a CDS encoding D-isomer specific 2-hydroxyacid dehydrogenase family protein — translation MNAPIPVALLPHSDPHLAEAIASAGGTLADLAEARALVWIGNVDGFPDPLPDTIEWVQLRLAGIESFLRAGLLDDRRIWTNASGFYAENVAEHALALLLAGLRQINVAVLRHWDEKAIDPAVRSLHGSTVGIIGAGGIARSLIPRLNACGAQVIAVNRSGRPVEGASTTLPASRIDEVWGLVDHVVLAAPATDETRLLINARTLAALPRHAWLINVARGPLVDEVALRDALVAGEIAGAALDVTDPEPPDADDPLWDLPNVIITPHVANPSAGLTRTMAPWLAENLRRFAAGGDMLAVVRPGADY, via the coding sequence ATGAACGCCCCCATCCCGGTGGCTCTGCTGCCCCATTCCGATCCCCACCTCGCCGAAGCCATCGCGTCCGCCGGTGGCACCCTCGCCGACCTCGCCGAGGCGCGTGCCCTCGTGTGGATCGGCAACGTCGACGGTTTCCCCGATCCGCTGCCCGACACCATCGAGTGGGTGCAGCTGCGGCTGGCGGGCATCGAGTCATTCCTGCGCGCGGGGTTGCTCGACGATCGGCGGATCTGGACCAATGCGTCGGGGTTCTACGCCGAGAACGTCGCCGAGCACGCCCTCGCGCTCTTGCTGGCCGGCCTTCGCCAGATCAACGTCGCCGTCCTACGGCACTGGGATGAGAAGGCCATCGACCCGGCTGTGCGGTCGCTACACGGTTCCACGGTCGGGATCATCGGTGCCGGTGGCATCGCCCGGTCGCTGATCCCCCGGTTGAACGCCTGCGGAGCCCAGGTGATCGCGGTCAACAGATCCGGCCGGCCCGTCGAGGGCGCGTCGACGACGCTGCCCGCGAGCAGGATCGACGAAGTCTGGGGCCTGGTCGACCACGTGGTCCTCGCGGCTCCGGCCACCGACGAGACCCGTCTTCTCATCAACGCACGCACGCTTGCCGCGCTGCCCCGACATGCCTGGTTGATCAATGTGGCGCGCGGTCCACTCGTCGACGAAGTCGCCCTCCGAGACGCATTGGTGGCCGGAGAGATCGCAGGCGCCGCCCTCGACGTGACCGATCCGGAGCCGCCCGACGCCGACGACCCGCTGTGGGATCTGCCGAATGTGATCATCACCCCGCACGTGGCCAATCCGTCCGCGGGTCTGACCCGCACGATGGCGCCGTGGCTCGCCGAGAATCTACGCCGCTTTGCGGCAGGCGGCGACATGCTCGCGGTGGTCCGGCCCGGTGCCGACTACTAG
- a CDS encoding dodecin: MSDNVYRVTEIVGSSTTSSDDAIKTALSRAAETLKNIDWFQVVETRGHVENGEIAHFQVTVKVGFKLAD, translated from the coding sequence ATGAGCGACAACGTGTATCGGGTCACCGAGATCGTCGGTTCCTCGACGACCAGCTCTGACGACGCGATCAAGACCGCACTTTCCCGCGCCGCTGAAACCCTGAAGAACATCGACTGGTTCCAGGTGGTCGAAACCCGTGGCCATGTGGAGAACGGCGAGATCGCCCACTTCCAGGTGACTGTGAAGGTCGGTTTCAAGCTGGCCGACTGA
- a CDS encoding sorbosone dehydrogenase family protein — MTHRLAALVLAGAVLFVGCSASDNDGPAQSAGSSESSGSVDSSQTSASIAPADEPADVVTGLDAPWSIVFAGDAPLISERDSGNILEVVGDRTRVVGAVADVAPAGEGGLLGLAVREEFLYVYFTSDDGDNRVVRYRLTGITGSLGIGPVEPVLAGIPGGRTHNGGRIAFGPDGMLYISTGDAQDRPKAQDPASLSGKILRITPDGDVPADNPTAGSPMWSLGHRNVQGIAWADDGTMFSSEYGQDTWDELNVIRKGGNYGWPRVEGKSEQFDSIYIDPVQQWSPDDASPSGMTIAGDTIYIANLRGERIRAVPVAAPETGRDLFVGEFGRVRDVTDARDGSLWLLTNNTDGRGDARVGDDRIKRVTVQSV; from the coding sequence ATGACACACAGACTCGCCGCGTTGGTACTCGCGGGCGCCGTGCTCTTCGTCGGATGCAGCGCCTCTGACAACGACGGACCCGCGCAGTCGGCCGGTTCCTCTGAGTCTTCCGGGTCAGTCGATTCGAGTCAGACGTCGGCGAGTATCGCTCCTGCGGACGAACCCGCAGATGTCGTCACCGGGCTCGACGCGCCGTGGTCGATCGTCTTCGCCGGAGATGCACCGCTCATCAGCGAACGCGACTCCGGCAACATCCTCGAAGTCGTCGGCGACCGCACCCGGGTGGTGGGCGCGGTGGCCGATGTCGCACCCGCAGGCGAGGGCGGGTTGCTCGGTCTCGCCGTGCGGGAGGAGTTCCTGTACGTCTACTTCACCAGCGACGACGGCGACAACCGCGTCGTGCGATATCGCCTGACCGGAATAACCGGGAGTCTCGGAATCGGCCCCGTCGAACCCGTTCTTGCAGGTATACCGGGCGGACGAACCCACAACGGCGGCCGTATCGCATTCGGTCCGGACGGCATGCTCTACATCTCCACCGGCGACGCGCAGGACCGGCCGAAAGCGCAGGACCCCGCCAGCCTCTCCGGCAAGATCCTGCGGATCACCCCGGATGGAGATGTGCCCGCTGACAATCCGACGGCCGGCAGCCCGATGTGGTCGCTCGGACATCGAAATGTTCAGGGAATCGCCTGGGCAGACGACGGCACGATGTTCTCATCCGAGTACGGCCAGGACACCTGGGACGAGCTCAACGTCATCAGAAAGGGCGGCAACTACGGTTGGCCGCGCGTGGAGGGCAAGAGCGAACAGTTCGACAGCATCTACATCGATCCTGTTCAGCAATGGAGTCCCGACGATGCGAGTCCGAGCGGGATGACAATCGCCGGCGACACGATCTACATCGCCAATCTGCGGGGTGAACGCATCCGCGCCGTTCCGGTGGCCGCCCCCGAGACCGGGCGCGACCTCTTCGTCGGCGAATTCGGGCGGGTGCGAGATGTCACCGATGCGCGCGACGGGTCGCTCTGGTTGCTCACCAACAACACCGACGGTCGTGGGGACGCCCGAGTCGGCGACGACCGGATAAAACGGGTGACAGTGCAGTCTGTCTGA
- a CDS encoding ANTAR domain-containing protein has translation MLELYRRTAGELSPDQHEAATTAAAAAGYTVTRNWHDYLATQGDYDDRVATAAADMSHAQDHTTDRFSRSDVYLASGMVAAQLAVSADEGLARLRAFSFRHDRPLKDVADDVVARRMNLRTLDLEDH, from the coding sequence GTGCTCGAGCTGTACCGGCGGACCGCCGGCGAGCTCAGTCCCGATCAGCACGAGGCCGCGACCACTGCAGCCGCCGCTGCCGGGTACACGGTGACCCGCAATTGGCACGATTACCTCGCCACCCAGGGCGACTACGACGATCGGGTTGCCACGGCTGCAGCCGACATGAGTCATGCACAAGACCACACGACGGACAGGTTCTCCCGGTCAGACGTCTACCTCGCATCCGGCATGGTGGCCGCCCAACTGGCTGTGTCCGCCGATGAGGGGCTAGCCAGGTTGCGCGCGTTCTCGTTCCGCCACGATCGCCCACTCAAGGACGTCGCCGACGATGTGGTCGCCCGACGGATGAACCTGCGCACCCTCGACCTGGAAGACCACTGA
- a CDS encoding VOC family protein: MLDINNAFSGFAVKDIEEARSFYAETLGLDVEDGPMGLLNLHLTGSTNVLVYPKPDHEPAAFTILNFEVPDIDAAVTALTERGVEFARYDDFDQDEHGVFRGSRSDQGPDIAWFRDPSGNVLSIIGA; the protein is encoded by the coding sequence ATGCTCGACATCAACAACGCGTTCAGTGGGTTCGCGGTCAAGGACATCGAGGAGGCCCGGAGTTTCTACGCCGAGACACTCGGCCTCGATGTCGAGGACGGTCCGATGGGGTTGCTCAACCTGCACCTGACCGGCAGCACCAACGTGCTGGTGTATCCCAAGCCCGACCACGAACCGGCTGCGTTCACCATTCTCAACTTCGAGGTCCCCGACATCGACGCTGCGGTCACCGCGCTGACCGAACGAGGGGTCGAGTTCGCGCGCTACGACGACTTCGACCAAGACGAGCATGGGGTCTTTCGTGGATCTCGAAGCGACCAGGGGCCGGATATCGCATGGTTTCGGGATCCGTCAGGGAATGTGCTGTCGATCATCGGGGCGTGA
- a CDS encoding GGDEF domain-containing protein — MHFIRRWWRQPFDYQWTLNYHRSRGSLVINRQAVGMWSFFYGVAALLSLGSPAGPRETIAAQGAVSVAAVSSMVVGLAWLRGPWPSRRGAQLFLVYSDVGVAVVLFTFADPFIAMTGCVLFAVTAAHISAFHSPRWLAAHLVFATSTTVALYLKVLVTPGQDLFIASALLAVLLSVLLSAPIMMQSGLLNLGHDASDAFRDHLTQLRNRRGLEVDFPQLRFDGPRTLLAVLMLDIDEFKTVNDQHGHQAGDTVLELAASRLSATAGPAALVARVGGEEFAVAVTGSPEQLVDLAERLRIVLRNPHDAYPITVSVGVAVAAHCMTKSGRLRPTIALLSALAPSADAAMYQSKKGGGDAVTFAPPAVEHDLPPKNAGIDR, encoded by the coding sequence ATGCACTTCATCCGGAGGTGGTGGCGGCAACCGTTCGATTACCAGTGGACGCTGAATTACCACCGCTCACGCGGATCCCTGGTCATCAATCGCCAGGCCGTCGGGATGTGGTCGTTCTTCTACGGGGTGGCCGCGCTGCTGTCGCTGGGGTCGCCGGCCGGTCCACGCGAGACCATCGCTGCCCAAGGTGCGGTCTCGGTTGCTGCGGTCAGCAGCATGGTCGTCGGCCTGGCTTGGCTCCGGGGCCCGTGGCCGTCCAGACGAGGTGCGCAGCTGTTCCTGGTCTACTCCGACGTGGGTGTTGCGGTGGTGCTGTTCACGTTCGCCGACCCGTTCATCGCGATGACCGGCTGCGTGTTGTTCGCGGTGACCGCCGCCCATATCAGCGCATTCCACAGCCCACGATGGCTGGCCGCGCACCTGGTGTTCGCGACGTCGACCACGGTCGCGTTGTACCTCAAGGTGCTGGTCACGCCCGGGCAGGATCTGTTCATCGCATCCGCTCTGCTTGCCGTCTTGCTGTCGGTTCTGTTGTCGGCGCCGATCATGATGCAGTCCGGCCTGCTGAACCTCGGCCACGACGCCAGCGATGCGTTTCGCGATCACCTGACGCAGCTCCGCAATCGTCGCGGCCTGGAAGTGGACTTCCCCCAGCTGCGCTTCGACGGTCCTCGGACCTTGCTGGCCGTGCTGATGCTGGACATCGACGAGTTCAAGACTGTGAACGATCAGCACGGGCACCAGGCGGGAGACACCGTCCTCGAACTCGCCGCCTCCAGACTTTCCGCGACGGCGGGTCCGGCGGCGCTGGTGGCAAGGGTGGGTGGCGAGGAGTTCGCGGTTGCTGTCACGGGCTCGCCCGAGCAGCTGGTCGACCTGGCCGAACGGCTCCGGATCGTGCTGCGCAACCCGCATGATGCCTACCCGATCACGGTGAGCGTCGGGGTTGCCGTGGCGGCGCACTGCATGACCAAGTCCGGACGTCTTCGACCGACCATCGCTCTGCTGAGTGCACTCGCGCCGTCGGCTGACGCCGCGATGTACCAGTCGAAGAAGGGTGGCGGGGATGCGGTGACGTTCGCGCCACCCGCCGTCGAACATGATCTGCCGCCGAAGAACGCCGGGATCGACCGATGA
- a CDS encoding isocitrate lyase/phosphoenolpyruvate mutase family protein, with product MTDLASKATTLLELHQPGNPVILPTVWDAWSANLAVSAGFTALTVGSHPVSDSIGKADNEGITFDELITRIKQITEAVDVPISVDIESGYGEDPKRLIDGLLSVGAVGLNIEDTVHSEGGRLREAQEHADFVGALRAASDATDTHVVINARTDLFVKQVGDENDRVDRAIDRLKLAAAAGADVLYPVGFHSDDVHKRLTAELPLPVNAIGHPANDDKAALAALGVARVSFGPILQMVLAERAGEVLARWK from the coding sequence ATGACTGATCTCGCAAGCAAGGCAACCACTCTGCTCGAACTCCACCAGCCAGGAAATCCAGTGATCCTCCCAACGGTGTGGGATGCGTGGTCGGCGAATCTCGCCGTGTCCGCCGGTTTCACGGCCCTGACCGTGGGCAGTCACCCGGTATCGGATTCGATCGGCAAGGCCGACAACGAGGGCATCACCTTCGACGAGTTGATCACCCGCATCAAGCAGATCACCGAGGCTGTGGATGTACCGATCTCGGTCGACATCGAGTCCGGCTACGGCGAAGACCCCAAGCGCCTGATCGATGGCCTGCTCAGCGTCGGCGCCGTCGGTCTCAACATCGAGGACACAGTGCACAGCGAAGGTGGCCGTCTGCGTGAGGCACAGGAGCATGCCGACTTCGTCGGAGCACTGCGTGCAGCATCGGACGCCACCGACACGCACGTGGTGATCAACGCCCGCACCGACCTGTTCGTCAAACAGGTCGGCGATGAGAACGACCGCGTCGACCGCGCCATCGACCGATTGAAACTGGCGGCCGCCGCCGGTGCCGACGTGCTCTACCCCGTCGGCTTCCACTCCGACGACGTCCACAAGCGCCTCACCGCCGAGCTTCCTCTCCCGGTCAACGCGATCGGTCACCCCGCCAACGACGACAAGGCGGCCCTGGCCGCGCTCGGCGTCGCCCGGGTCAGCTTCGGTCCGATCCTGCAGATGGTCTTGGCCGAACGCGCAGGCGAGGTACTCGCACGCTGGAAGTGA